Proteins co-encoded in one Daphnia carinata strain CSIRO-1 chromosome 3, CSIRO_AGI_Dcar_HiC_V3, whole genome shotgun sequence genomic window:
- the LOC130693463 gene encoding vitellogenin-2-like: MARLSVLALALLFVAGQCRAEGLFEDGQEYQYSYLTYTTSGVREPAPTGSSFGIRGNLLIQKQAGEAIVKLSDVTLGMHNGPDSLLSTVKFLKKPELVMLEKPFKISFLNGKITGFDADASDAEWSINIKKGLATKLQMDVAAGEIGKGDSAFLRTVEDTVVGTCNTTYSFGGSEKGRLMLIKQRTQSECTNVPRMGHNSFGATNCAGKSQDELVATTQLYYQLSRGSSSNTAKAHIISSFGYQVLQWHPPAGSPFYNLANTTLVLKSSGPIAKPISASGLTKHYGSLRYTLKRPIPTPEDLDLAREEDFLHPEEPQSQQALRAKAVPVLTKLKEVIGSGALDEETLMDPTAMAAIQLFQAMSLESLQAVWKNVANDEELKNLFNEILPATGTNPAALMVKELILSGKLSDMEARRMVAFLPYYLRMPSEKLLTSWEDLLKESPSIKTKELRGAIALAFGHLVGVTCSANRLRPCKTDTINKYTRMSYEAFKSAKTHPEMIVALSTLRNTNLIPAIERLIPHAKSGSVPHAVRPHVIFALQPIAAVNRNKFLSAVLPLILNATETTEIRIAAISTLFRVQPTFLELQQLIAGAIWERNQEVLNFMMTTFRNYADSKNPCIKPIANQLQLLLRRVAYIKTNFFRSSNRVFDFQDQKYGFGGGLQLVTVYGEESRAPLIISGRANYRISEYGYVPLEIMIRLEGVEDAYVRLFRRLDPKDFKLDTLKDLLQKTMKIVPRQQAPMKMEILLRSQGYTLMYRHMGMEEIAGLMEGKGLVEMISRGLKLTRNMVMLGGQHVSWRANDLGLPVGVGLSTPGFARHQLAYGNVNQPNKLGRSIQADLDVTMQVVTYMVAYNPLGVSQGIIKARGSRIHLPANLLVGFSPADSQVEIKMNTPTEEKPLSYLFGSKTFAFMWGKDDSKALSYLKDTCSECETRALVTRGEQFRKGQVIRENINELLGMESHVEVYNCETYTGKASIAKVMFESFKPSEINSHGSVAGFAVMGLMQMRNYFYHYPPTGTCSMKAVLHRTQENPAEALEIKLKMDSAVPAGKKAAPGKSFKNVKGAVTLLGTPERKWNVEVNVESEPFNVKSQVAVKIARLANPTLSVPSRALCVNVKTAWAALPEDIFETPSTIEPSVQREVSFVWGEAPANDCPKANAKGISTINVKVVGNITEAQREAATSRTSYPYDRCDLDRNDAGRSGIVGPMTQACYESVLHYATPRSYVLDINYANMSPRGQMALLRIDTMLKASLLPYWSMHAPHGPTATAKKVAGAGHIELKMDVNEDDVDLHVHTDLMHSHYENVDILKNLGMALRNARLPMSQMFAIKAGFVGICDVAPKAVVTFDNVTMSTDLPACYTLISADCSPTPRYAVFAKKTTQSLPLAAKIYVGGHTLELNPTASGVEVKANDKVVKVETNKPYVLADKDNVIQYIVVSKIGARYFVQAPILKLTFRYTGDDITNMIPATHRSQHCGLCGDYNGQFSRELVSPSGCNVKDATDLARSYVLRDKNCKETIPTPPCVAEPLNIGERKTRSVGIVGHMDKFIRS; this comes from the exons ATGGCTCGTCTGAGCGTGTTGGCCCTTGCACTTCTCTTCGTCGCCGGCCAGTGCCGTGCGGAAG GTTTGTTTGAAGATGGTCAAGAGTACCAGTACTCTTACCTTACCTACACCACATCCGGTGTTCGTGAACCTGCTCCCACTGGCTCCTCTTTCGGCATTCGCGGTAACTTGCTTATCCAGAAACAGGCCGGAGAAGCCATTGTCAAG CTTTCGGATGTGACTTTGGGTATGCACAATGGACCCGACTCTCTTCTCTCGACCGTCAAGTTCTTGAAGAAGCCCGAGTTGGTTATGTTGGAGAAACCCTTCAAAATTTCCTTCTTGAACGGAAAG ATCACCGGATTCGATGCTGACGCTTCGGATGCCGAATGGTCCATCAACATCAAGAAGGGTTTGGCCACCAAGCTTCAGATGGACGTTGCTGCTGGAGAGATTGGCAAGGGAGACAGCGCTTTCCTCCGCACCGTCGAG GACACCGTTGTTGGTACCTGTAACACCACCTACTCTTTCGGAGGCTCCGAAAAGGGTCGTCTGATGTTGATTAAGCAGCGTACTCAAAGCGAATGCACCAACGTCCCTCGTATGGGCCACAACAGTTTTGGTGCTACTAACTGTGCTGGTAAATCCCAAGATGAGCTCGTTGCAACCACCCAGCTTTACTACCAGCTTAGCCGCGGATCCAGCAGCAACACCGCCAAGGCTCACATCATCTCGTCCTTTGGCTACCAGGTTCTGCAATGGCATCCACCTGCGGGATCTCCCTTTTACAACTTGGCCAA CACCACTTTGGTGCTGAAATCTTCCGGACCCATCGCTAAGCCAATCTCTGCTTCTGGTTTGACCAAGCACTATGGCAGTCTCCGTTACACCCTAAAGCGCCCGATTCCGACTCCTGAAGATCTCGATTTGGCCCGTGAGGAAGACTTCTTGCACCCCGAGGAGCCCCAATCCCAGCAAGCTCTACGCGCTAAG GCTGTTCCCGTCTTGACTAAGTTGAAGGAAGTCATTGGATCAGGTGCTCTTGATGAGGAAACTCTCATGGATCCCACTGCCATGGCCGCCATTCAGCTTTTCCAAGCCATGAGTTTGGAAAGTCTGCAAGCTGTTTGGAAAAACGTAGCAAATGATGAGGAGCTCAA aaACCTGTTCAATGAGATCCTTCCAGCTACTGGTACAAACCCTGCTGCCTTGATGGTCAAGGAATTGATTCTAAGTGGCAAACTCTCTGATATGGAAGCCCGCCGTATGGTTGCTTTCCTACCCTATTACCTGCGCATGCCCTCTGAGAAATTATTGACTTCCTGGGAGGATCTGCTGAAGGAGAGCCCCAGCATCAAGACCAA GGAACTGAGGGGAGCCATCGCTTTGGCTTTCGGTCATCTCGTTGGAGTCACTTGCAGTGCCAACAGACTTCGCCCTTGCAAAACTGACACTATCAACAAGTACACTCGCATGTCCTACGAAGCTTTCAAATCAGCCAAGACCCACCCCGAAATGATTGTTGCCCTGAGCACGCTGCGCAATACCAATTTGATTCCCGCCATCGAGCGTCTTATCCCTCACGCCAAGAGCGGCTCCGTTCCCCACGCTGTCCGCCCTCATGTCATCTTCGCTCTGCAGCCCATTGCCGCCGTCAACCGCAACAAATTCTTGTCTGCTGTCCTCCCCCTGATCCTTAATGCCACCGAAACCACCGAAATCCGTATTGCCGCCATCTCCACTCTATTCCGTGTCCAACCCACTTTCTTGGAGCTGCAGCAGTTGATCGCAGGTGCCATTTGGGAACGCAATCAGGAAGTGCTCAACTTCATGATGACCACCTTCCGC AATTACGCCGATTCCAAGAATCCCTGCATTAAGCCCATCGCCAACCAGTTGCAGTTGTTGTTGCGTCGTGTCGCCTACATCAAGACCAACTTCTTCCGTTCCAGCAACCGCGTTTTCGACTTCCAGGACCAGAAATATGGTTTCGGTGGTGGACTCCAGCTCGTCACTGTTTACGGTGAAGAATCCCGCGCTCCTCTCATCATCTCCGGACGTGCCAACTACCGCATCTCTGAATACGGCTATGTTCCTCTTGAGATCATGATCCGTTTGGAAG GTGTTGAGGATGCCTACGTGCGTCTCTTCCGCAGACTGGACCCCAAGGACTTCAAGCTCGATACCCTGAAGGATCTTTTGCAGAAGACCATGAAGATCGTCCCCCGCCAGCAGGCTCCCATGAAGATGGAAATCTTGTTGCGTTCTCAAGGATACACTTTGATGTACCGTCACATGGGAATGGAAGAAATCGCTGGTCTGATGGAAGGCAAGGGATTGGTCGAAATGATTTCTCGTGGCTTGAAACTGACTCGCAATATGGTCATGCTCGGCGGCCAGCACGTCAGCTGGAGGGCTAACGATCTCGGTCTCCCCGTCGGTGTCGGTCTCAGCACTCCTGGCTTCGCTCGCCACCAATTGGCTTACGGCAACGTCAACCAGCCCAACAAGCTCGGTCGCTCCATCCAGGCTGATTTGGACGTCACCATGCAAGTGGTCACTTACATGGTCGCTTATAACCCGCTCGGCGTCTCCCAGGGAATCATCAAGGCTCGTGGATCCCGCATCCACTTGCCCGCTAACCTTTTGGTTGGTTTCTCGCCTGCTGACAGCCAAgttgaaatcaaaatgaatactCCCACCGAAGAGAAACCTTTGTCATACTTGTTTGGCAGCAAAACTTTTGCTTTCATGTGGGGCAAAGATGACTCCAAAGCCCTTTCTTACCTTAAGGATACCTGCTCAGAATGCGAAACTAGAGCTTTGGTAACCCGCGGCGAACAGTTCCGCAAAG GTCAAGTTATTCGCGAGAACATCAACGAACTTTTGGGCATGGAATCCCACGTTGAGGTTTACAACTGCGAGACCTACACCGGCAAGGCCTCCATCGCCAAGGTGATGTTCGAGTCTTTCAAGCCCTCCGAGATCAACTCGCACGGCAGCGTTGCCGGTTTCGCCGTTATGGGCTTGATGCAGATGCGCAACTACTTCTACCACTATCCTCCCACTGGCACCTGCTCCATGAAGGCCGTCCTCCACAGGACTCAGGAGAATCCCGCCGAGGCTCTTGAAATCAAGCTGAAGATGGATTCCGCTGTTCCCGCTGGCAAGAAGGCCGCCCCCGGCAAGAGCTTCAAGAACGTTAAGGGAGCCGTCACTTTGCTGGGCACCCCCGAACGCAAGTGGAACGTCGAAGTCAACGTTGAGAGTGAGCCTTTCAACGTCAAGTCTCAGGTCGCCGTCAAGATCGCCCGTTTGGCTAACCCCACTCTCAGCGTTCCCAGCCGCGCTCTCTGCGTCAACGTCAAGACCGCCTGGGCCGCTCTCCCCGAAGACATTTTCGAGACCCCGTCTACCATCGAGCCTTCCGTTCAGCGTGAAGTCTCCTTCGTCTGGGGTGAGGCTCCCGCCAACGATTGCCCTAAGGCCAACGCCAAGGGTATCTCCACCATCAACGTTAAGGTCGTCGGTAACATCACCGAAGCCCAGCGTGAAGCCGCTACCAGCCGCACTTCTTACCCTTACGATCGCTGCGACTTGGATCGCAATGATGCCGGCCGCTCTGGTATCGTTGGACCCATGACCCAG GCTTGTTACGAGTCTGTTCTGCACTACGCTACTCCTCGTAGCTACGTTTTGGACATCAATTACGCCAACATGTCTCCCCGTGGTCAGATGGCTCTTCTGCGTATCGATACTATGCTAAAGGCCTCCTTGTTGCCCTACTGGAGCATGCATGCCCCGCATGGTCCTACTGCCACCGCAAAGAAAGTCGCCGGTGCCGGCCACattgaattgaaaatggaTGTTAATGAAGATGATGTTGACTTGCATGTACACACCGACTTGATGCACAGCCACTACGAGAACGTTGATATCCTCAAGAATTTGGGTATGGCTTTGCGTAACGCCCGTCTGCCTATGTCTCAAATGTTCGCCATCAAGGCTGGTTTTGTTGGTATTTGCGACGTCGCTCCCAAAGCTGTTGTCACCTTCGATAATGTGACCATGAGCACCGATCTTCCCGCTTGCTACACTCTCATCTCGGCTGACTGCTCTCCTACTCCCCGCTACGCCGTTTTCGCCAAGAAGACCACCCAGTCTCTGCCTTTGGCCGCCAAGATCTACGTCGGTGGTCACACTCTCGAGCTGAACCCCACCGCTAGCGGAGTCGAAGTGAAGGCCAACGACAAGGTCGTCAAGGTCGAAACCAACAAGCCCTACGTTTTGGCTGACAAGGACAACGTCATCCAGTACATCGTCGTCAGCAAGATTGGTGCCCGCTACTTCGTCCAGGCCCCCATCCTCAAGTTGACTTTCCGTTACACCGGAGACGACATCACCAACATGATCCCCGCCACTCACCGCTCTCAACATTGCGGTCTTTGCGGTGACTACAACGGCCAGTTCTCTCGCGAATTGGTCAGCCCGTCCGGTTGCAACGTCAAGGATGCCACCGATCTGGCCAGGTCGTACGTCTTGAGAGACAAGAACTGCAAGGAGACCATCCCTACTCCTCCTTGTGTTGCTGAGCCTTTGAACATTGGTGAGAGAAAGACCCGATCCGTCGGAATTGTTGGTCATATGGATAAATTTATCCGTTCTTAA
- the LOC130693432 gene encoding protein downstream neighbor of son homolog: MSGSVWKKPDEVMRQMREKKKALQARFSHATTTTITNSYDNDETLVTRSATVSAKRKNPFRRSPAKRPKLLAVTQDDQRTINCDLVSMLNAPNTVKVHNNKEQIIELPQALSIFAATTPVCQKLDQYAVDWSLKTRVRFTSKTPFAFSSTLKTSEEASGITGFVRCVNSLNSDEWSTLDTSTNAQFHQCCLLWQYPWLPWLSLFPRDTRTPITSTGSAQIGMDSNVSNCLVNDWCESFRSLFGLLRARQCPFFYVCTHQFTVLFRAAGIGGVAEIHALLTPTTRGLRDVLRKEDISYSMPLKKSGQNQQNCTTNNDEDDEIKDADKIDDLGDEDCDEDDTDWINDIGLHSNLRSKLEAERLQDGGQGTSQGTYSDSLLLIEGVETQGLFNWLLNSKLCLSNTGPLTGIPPTLFSPVAFHQATLRPLKARQGFLKQDGENLCSVEIQGPILPHSMVSLMKLLQSGDFTAVCSALSSTKPFASFQSPTAATSAFGKESLSDCGLDRSSLDLFCSSQLPQFANEIHFQNGCFHFN; the protein is encoded by the exons atgtCTGGCTCTGTTTGGAAGAAACCTGACGAAGTTATGAGGCaaatgagagaaaagaaaaaagccctTCAAGCCCGATTTAGTCATGCGACTACTACAACCATAACAAATAGTTACGACAATGACGAAACATTGGTCACGCGTTCAGCAACAGTTtcagcgaagagaaaaaatccTTTCAG ACGTTCCCCAGCCAAGAGACCTAAGCTTCTCGCTGTTACTCAAGATGATCAAAGAACAATAAACTGTGACTTGGTGAGCATGTTAAATGCTCCTAATACAGTTAAAGTGCACAACAATAAAGAGCAAATTATAGAGCTCCCACAAGCTCTTTCCATATTTGCAGCAACAACCCCTGTATGCCAAAAATTAGATCAATATGCTGTGGATTGGTCTTTAAAAACAAGAGTTCGATTCACCTCTAAAACACCATTTGCTTTCAGTTCCACTCTTAAA ACGTCAGAGGAGGCTTCCGGAATAACAGGTTTCGTGAGGTGCGTTAATTCactcaattctgatgagtggAGCACTTTAGACACGTCAACCAACGCTCAATTTCACCAGTGTTGCCTTCTGTGGCAATATCCCTGGTTGCCTTGGCTGTCTTTATTCCCGCGCGATACACGAACCCCCATCACTTCTACCGGCTCCGCTCAAATTGGCATGGACTCGAACGTGTCAAACTGTCTTGTCAATGACTGGTGTGAGAGTTTTCGCTCACTATTTGGATTACTTCGTGCAAGACAGTGCCCTTTCTTCTACGTCTGCACTCATCAGTTTACCGTACTATTCAGAGCTGCGGGAATTGGAGGAGTTGCTGAAATTCATGCTCTTTTAACTCCTACTACTCGTGGATTGCGAGACGTGTTGCGAAAAGAAG ACATATCATACTCCATGCCGCTGAAGAAAAGTGGCCAAAATCAACAGAACTGCACAACGAATAATGATGAAGATGACGAAATCAAAGACGCTGACAAAATAGATGATCTTGGCGATGAAGATTGCGATGAAGATGATACCGACTGGATCAATGATATCGGTCTGCACTCTAATCTTAGATCGAAATT GGAAGCTGAAAGATTACAGGATGGTGGGCAAGGTACAAGCCAAGGTACTTACTCCGATTCGCTCCTCCTGATCGAAGGTGTCGAAACACAAGGATTGTTCAATTGGCTATTGAACAGCAAATTATGTCTTTCAAACACTGGTCCTCTCACTGGGATTCCTCCAACGCTTTTCAGCCCTGTGGCTTTTCACCAGGCCACACTTCGGCCACTCAAG GCACGGCAAGGTTTTCTCAAACAAGATGGAGAGAATCTGTGTTCCGTTGAAATTCAGGGACCTATCCTACCCCACTCAATGGTCTCTCTCATGAAATTATTGCAAAGTGGTGATTTTACAGCTGTTTGTTCAGCCCTTTCGAGCACCAAACCCTTCGCATCATTTCAGAGTCCAACAGCTGCCACTTCAGCATTTGGTAAGGAAAGTCTGAGTGATTGTGGACTTGATCGGTCAAGCCTTGATCTTTTCTGCTCATCGCAACTCCCGCAATTTGCTAACGAGATCCATTTCCAGAACggatgttttcattttaactgA
- the LOC130693458 gene encoding uncharacterized protein LOC130693458 isoform X2, translating to MDETSYNNEPGCHRRKRQLSDGDPDAYDFMPLSKRINNLHLNGTNLNSETSQTPVGASVCECRLQPSTSSSVIQCSLCNPNLYGITRQALPLPDLLNIPNEIMMSHMDVHSNPHYYTPNKLLFDLHIERVKRHGILFKPNKYDG from the exons ATGGATGAAACTAGTTATAACAATGAACCAGGATG CCATAGAAGGAAGCGTCAGCTCAGTGATGGTGACCCAGATGCCTATGACTTCATGCCACTGtcgaaaagaataaacaatCTCCACCTGAATGGCACTAATTTAAATTCAGAAACTTCACAGACt CCTGTAGGAGCCTCTGTGTGTGAATGTCGCCTACAGCCCAGTACTTCCAGCAGTGTGATCCAGTGTTCTCTGTGCAACCCCAATCTCTATGGAATTACTCGGCAAGCTTTGCCTCTACCTGATCTGTTAAACATTCCTAATGAAATTATGATGTCAC ATATGGATGTTCACTCAAATCCCCATTACTACACTCCTAACAAACTGCTATTTGACTTACATATTGAACGAGTCAAGAGACATGGAATCCTTTTTAAGCCCAACAAGTATGATGGCTGA
- the LOC130693458 gene encoding uncharacterized protein LOC130693458 isoform X1, whose amino-acid sequence MDETSYNNEPGCHRRKRQLSDGDPDAYDFMPLSKRINNLHLNGTNLNSETSQTPVGASVCECRLQPSTSSSVIQCSLCNPNLYGITRQALPLPDLLNIPNEIMMSRERSLMNHDDHHSIHDETYSPDMDVHSNPHYYTPNKLLFDLHIERVKRHGILFKPNKYDG is encoded by the exons ATGGATGAAACTAGTTATAACAATGAACCAGGATG CCATAGAAGGAAGCGTCAGCTCAGTGATGGTGACCCAGATGCCTATGACTTCATGCCACTGtcgaaaagaataaacaatCTCCACCTGAATGGCACTAATTTAAATTCAGAAACTTCACAGACt CCTGTAGGAGCCTCTGTGTGTGAATGTCGCCTACAGCCCAGTACTTCCAGCAGTGTGATCCAGTGTTCTCTGTGCAACCCCAATCTCTATGGAATTACTCGGCAAGCTTTGCCTCTACCTGATCTGTTAAACATTCCTAATGAAATTATGATGTCACGTGAGCGAAGCCTGATGAATCATGATGATCATCATTCTATTCACGATGAAACATATTCACCAGATATGGATGTTCACTCAAATCCCCATTACTACACTCCTAACAAACTGCTATTTGACTTACATATTGAACGAGTCAAGAGACATGGAATCCTTTTTAAGCCCAACAAGTATGATGGCTGA
- the LOC130693442 gene encoding zinc finger protein 257-like isoform X1, whose product MSSHCLTMSFTPFGGFPTTLATIPHFAVGKFQQAQDQGFVSIPSSQGLQIAVSTVDPSQLNHNLNGHVHVPTSSTLQIQNQMLNTLLSKTGQNDVFVKVETEGEGDDRFQQQHHQEKNSAQQDISSLNEYLSRFSGPPTFPFQQMYKYPAELIQVTQIEDQQQQQQNMMSDNSPSVQTPEQQQQQPQAPKKAKKKKKRRDPIPGLPTPRRRSTSLQPALTTALDGSTLYGCPQCHTVFNNREAIETHLTIHRSERPFICNDCGAALKRKEHLDRHRSSHMTERPHPCPVCSKTFKRIEHLQRHSIIHRTDKVHRCPECGKGFNRKDHLTKHVHSHMAKRIKQELGQQPGKGGQQQGQQHQNNDNNSTINIQQHQSILAQLH is encoded by the exons ATGTCAAG TCATTGTCTTACAATGAGTTTCACCCCGTTTGGCGGCTTCCCGACGACGCTGGCAACAATCCCGCATTTTGCTGTTGGAAAGTTCCAGCAAGCCCAGGATCAAGGGTTCGTTTCAATACCATCATCCCAAGGCCTGCAGATTGCCGTCAGCACTGTGGATCCCTCACAGTTGAATCACAACCTCAATGGCCATGTTCACGTACCAACATCCAGCACCCTCCAGATCCAGAATCAAATGCTCAATACATTACTGAGCAAGACTGGGCAGAACGATGTGTTTGTAAAAGTGGAGACGGAGGGTGAGGGGGACGATAGGTTCCAGCAGCAACACCATCAAGAGAAAAACAGTGCCCAACAAGACATCAGCAGTTTAAATGAATACCTGTCTCGGTTCTCAGGCCCACCCACATTCCCTTTTCAACAAATGTACAAATACCCTGCTGAGCTCATACAAGTCACTCAGATTGAagatcagcaacaacagcagcagaatATGATGAGTGACAACTCTCCGTCTGTCCAAACTCctgagcaacaacaacagcagcctcAG GCACcaaagaaagcgaaaaaaaagaaaaagagacgagATCCCATTCCCGGATTGCCTACGCCTAGAAGAAGGAGCACGAGCTTACAACCAGCTTTGACAACAGCATTGGATGGAAGTACACTATATGGATGTCCTCAGTGCCACACGGTCTTCAATAACCGCGAAGCTATCGAGACCCATCTAACGATACACCGGTCCGAAAGACCGTTTATCTGCAATGACTGTGGTGCGGCCTtaaaacgtaaagaacatttaGATCGACACAGGTCTTCGCACATGACTGAACGTCCACACCCGTGCCCTGTTTGTAGCAAGACATTCAAACGAATC GAACATTTGCAAAGGCATTCAATCATCCACCGGACGGATAAAGTGCATCGATGCCCCGAGTGCGGTAAAGGTTTCAACCGCAAAGATCACCTGACCAAGCACGTTCACTCCCACATGGCCAAGAGGATCAAGCAAGAGCTTGGCCAGCAGCCAGGGAAAGGTGGGCAACAGCAGGGGCAGCAGCATCAGAACAATGACAACAATTCCACCATTAACATTCAACAGCATCAGAGCATATTGGCGCAGTTACATTAA
- the LOC130693442 gene encoding zinc finger protein 257-like isoform X2 encodes MSFTPFGGFPTTLATIPHFAVGKFQQAQDQGFVSIPSSQGLQIAVSTVDPSQLNHNLNGHVHVPTSSTLQIQNQMLNTLLSKTGQNDVFVKVETEGEGDDRFQQQHHQEKNSAQQDISSLNEYLSRFSGPPTFPFQQMYKYPAELIQVTQIEDQQQQQQNMMSDNSPSVQTPEQQQQQPQAPKKAKKKKKRRDPIPGLPTPRRRSTSLQPALTTALDGSTLYGCPQCHTVFNNREAIETHLTIHRSERPFICNDCGAALKRKEHLDRHRSSHMTERPHPCPVCSKTFKRIEHLQRHSIIHRTDKVHRCPECGKGFNRKDHLTKHVHSHMAKRIKQELGQQPGKGGQQQGQQHQNNDNNSTINIQQHQSILAQLH; translated from the exons ATGAGTTTCACCCCGTTTGGCGGCTTCCCGACGACGCTGGCAACAATCCCGCATTTTGCTGTTGGAAAGTTCCAGCAAGCCCAGGATCAAGGGTTCGTTTCAATACCATCATCCCAAGGCCTGCAGATTGCCGTCAGCACTGTGGATCCCTCACAGTTGAATCACAACCTCAATGGCCATGTTCACGTACCAACATCCAGCACCCTCCAGATCCAGAATCAAATGCTCAATACATTACTGAGCAAGACTGGGCAGAACGATGTGTTTGTAAAAGTGGAGACGGAGGGTGAGGGGGACGATAGGTTCCAGCAGCAACACCATCAAGAGAAAAACAGTGCCCAACAAGACATCAGCAGTTTAAATGAATACCTGTCTCGGTTCTCAGGCCCACCCACATTCCCTTTTCAACAAATGTACAAATACCCTGCTGAGCTCATACAAGTCACTCAGATTGAagatcagcaacaacagcagcagaatATGATGAGTGACAACTCTCCGTCTGTCCAAACTCctgagcaacaacaacagcagcctcAG GCACcaaagaaagcgaaaaaaaagaaaaagagacgagATCCCATTCCCGGATTGCCTACGCCTAGAAGAAGGAGCACGAGCTTACAACCAGCTTTGACAACAGCATTGGATGGAAGTACACTATATGGATGTCCTCAGTGCCACACGGTCTTCAATAACCGCGAAGCTATCGAGACCCATCTAACGATACACCGGTCCGAAAGACCGTTTATCTGCAATGACTGTGGTGCGGCCTtaaaacgtaaagaacatttaGATCGACACAGGTCTTCGCACATGACTGAACGTCCACACCCGTGCCCTGTTTGTAGCAAGACATTCAAACGAATC GAACATTTGCAAAGGCATTCAATCATCCACCGGACGGATAAAGTGCATCGATGCCCCGAGTGCGGTAAAGGTTTCAACCGCAAAGATCACCTGACCAAGCACGTTCACTCCCACATGGCCAAGAGGATCAAGCAAGAGCTTGGCCAGCAGCCAGGGAAAGGTGGGCAACAGCAGGGGCAGCAGCATCAGAACAATGACAACAATTCCACCATTAACATTCAACAGCATCAGAGCATATTGGCGCAGTTACATTAA